The nucleotide window GCGGCCCACGTCGTAGGGCGCCTCCTGCGCCTTGACCACGATGCCCTCCTGGCCGGCGGCGAGGGCGGCCGCGAAGGCCTCGGCGGCCTGCTCCTCGGTCTCGACGGTCCGGCGGCCGACGATCAGGCCGGCGGGCAGCGCGTCGGCGAGTGCCGCCCAGCGCACCCGGCCGGGCTCATCCAGCAGGTCGGTGCCGTCCAGGTGCAGAAGGTCGAAGAAGTAGGGAACCAGTGCCGGGCCTGCGCTCGGGCCGGCCTCGCCGCCGCGCCGGGCGCCGCGGGTGGCCGCGCGGCTGGACGTCTCCTGGAACGGCCGGGGTCGGCCCCGCGCGTCGAGGGCCATCGCCTCGCCGTCGAGGACGATCTCCCGCGCCGGCAGCGTCCGGACGGCGGCGACGACGTCGGGCAGCCGGGACGTGATGTCGTCGAGGCTGCGGGTGAAGACGGCCACCTCATCACCGGAGCGGTGCACCTGAATGCGGATGCCGTCGAGCTTGACGTCGACGGTGGCCGGGGCCCCGGTCGCCAGCAGCGCGGCGCCGACGTCCGGGGCGCTGCCGGCCAGCATCGGAGTCAGCGGCGTGCCGACCCGCAGGCTGAACTCGGCGAGCGCCGCCGACCCGCCGGTCAGCGCGGCGACGGCTACCTGCTTGAGGTCGCCGGAGAGCAGGAGCGCCCGGCGGACCTCCGCGATGGGCACCTCCGCGGCACGTGCGATGGCGTCGGCGAGCAGTCCGGCCTGCGCGCCCTGGCGTAGCTCGCCGCTGAAGAGGCCGACCAGCAGCCGCTGCTCGTCGGCCGTCGCCCGGCCGAAGAGCCCGGCGAGCAGTTCGCGGCGGCGGGCTTGCGAGCCGACCCCGGAGACCACCGAGATCTCGGCGATCCGCGCGTCGACCTCGGCCACGGTGAGGGTGGGCTCGGCGGCCGGGGCAGGCCGGTCCCGGAGGCCGGCATAGCCGACGCCGGTTTGCCGCTGCCGCAGCTCACCGGCGAGGTAGGCGGAACCCGCGGCCAGCTCGGCGGGGTCGAGGCGACGCAGTGCGGCGGCGAGCAGGTCGATCTTGGCCTTGCGGCCAGATGTCGCGGAGACGGCTGCCGAGGTGGCTGCCAGGTCGAGGAACTGCACGAACCCCATCCTGGCAGCCCCCTACGACATTCGCGGGCCGGTGGCGACGCGCTCCCCCGTGAAGCGGTCGACACCGGCCTCGATCGGACCCGAGCTGACCGGACAGCCCCGGCCTACCCGCCGAAACCGGCCGGGTTCGGCGGCTACCGGCCCGCGCGGCGGCCACCGGCCACACAGTGGCCTGGACGGGCAGTGACCCGGGACAGGCAGTGACCCGGGACAAGCGGTAGCCCGGGACAAGCGGTAGCCCGGGACAGGCAGTGACCCGGGACAAGCGGTAGCCCGGGACAAGCGGTAGCCCGGGACAGGCAGTGACCCGGGACAAGCGGTAGCCCGGGACAAGCGGTAGCCCGGGACAAGCGGTAGCCCGGGACAAGCGGTAGCCCGGGACAGGCGGTGGCCCGGGACAGGCGGTGGCCCGGGACAGGCTCGTGCGGATGCCGCATCAGCGGACGCTCGTAACGCTCGGCCCGCGCTACGACGGTGACGACGACAGGCCGAGCGAGATGAAACCGGGCGAACCCGGCGTGACGCGGCGGACGATCTGGAACGAAGAAGCCCTGGCTCGCGAGGCCAGGTCACCCCAGGGCAGGTTTGGCGCTTTGCGCCGGGACCGGGCCGCAGACATCCCGGTCGTAGGTCTGGCACCGGCGGATCGCGACGACGGGATGCGCCGGGGCGGCAGGGCCGGGACAGTGGGCACGGTCAGGCGGCGACCGGCTCCGCGACCCGGAAGCCGCGCGCGCGAACCGCGTCGGCGACACGACTGACCTGTGCGTCGAGTTGGCAGAGGGCGTCGGACAACTCAGCGAGCTTGTCGTTGAGGGCGGCCTCGTCCCACCCGGAGACGTCGACGTCCCCCAGAGCACTGCCGGCGGCGCGGAGCGCCGCGATAGCGTCATTCGAACTCATGTTCGAATCCTAACAGGACTGATCTAGGTTCCGCACCCGACTCGCCACGTCCGTTGGTCGGTTGTTTCCCGACGGCGCGCTGTCGCTGCGGGCGCGGTGTGCGACGGGTGTGCTGGCCGGTCAGCCCGGCGAGACGGTGGCGTCGGCCGGTCGTCGGCGCGCGATGAGCGGGATGATGGCCAGCGCGAGGAACCCGCCGCCCAGAGCGAGAGTCGCGTAGCTGGTGGCGGAGAGGATCAAGCCGCTGGCGATGCCGGCGCCCGCACCGGCGAGCGCCACGCACAGGTCGACGGCGCCCTGCGTGCTGGCCCGGGTCTGCAACGGCAGCGCGTCGGTGACCATGGCGGTGCCGGACACCAGGCCGAGGTTCCAGCCCAGGCCGAGCAGGGCAAGGGCCAGAGCCAGAGCGGCGACCGAATCGGTGGGTGCGCTCGCCGCGACCACACCGGCGACGAGCAGCGTCAGCCCGGATGCGACCGCCACGGGTACGCGGCCGACGCGGTCGACGAGCAGGCCGGTCAGCGGGGACGGCAGGTACATGCCGGCGATGTGGACGGCGATGACCAGGCCGGTCGCGTGCAGGTCGTGGCCGTGTGCCCGCATGTGGATCGGGGTCATGGCCATGACGGCGACCATCACGAGCTGGGTGAGGACCATCGTGGTCGCCCCGGCCATGACGCCGCCGGCGGTCGGCCCGCCGGCCGTGGTCGGCCCGCCGGCCGTGGTCGGCCCGCCGGCCGAGGTCGGATGCGGGCCGGCGGCGGCCGTGTCCGGCGGCTCGGCGGCGGCTATGCGGCGTGATATCCGCAGCGGGTCCGGGCGCAGCAGCGCGAACAGGACCGCGCCGGCGAGGGCGTAGGCGATCGCGGCGAGGCCGAACGGGCCGGCCAGGGCCGGAATGCCGACCTGCCGGGCGAGGTCGCCGGTGGTGGCGACGAGGTTCGGGCCGGCGACCGCGCCGAGGGTGGTGGCGACGAGAACGGAGCTGACGGCGCGGCCCCGGCGCTGCGGGCCGACGAGGTCGGCGCCGGCGTAGCGCGCCTGGAGGTTGGTGGCGGTACCCGCGCCGTAGACGAGCAGGAACACCATCAGCAGGGGGACGCTGTCGACGGCGGCGGCCAGCACCACTC belongs to Amorphoplanes digitatis and includes:
- a CDS encoding ATP-dependent DNA ligase, with the translated sequence MGFVQFLDLAATSAAVSATSGRKAKIDLLAAALRRLDPAELAAGSAYLAGELRQRQTGVGYAGLRDRPAPAAEPTLTVAEVDARIAEISVVSGVGSQARRRELLAGLFGRATADEQRLLVGLFSGELRQGAQAGLLADAIARAAEVPIAEVRRALLLSGDLKQVAVAALTGGSAALAEFSLRVGTPLTPMLAGSAPDVGAALLATGAPATVDVKLDGIRIQVHRSGDEVAVFTRSLDDITSRLPDVVAAVRTLPAREIVLDGEAMALDARGRPRPFQETSSRAATRGARRGGEAGPSAGPALVPYFFDLLHLDGTDLLDEPGRVRWAALADALPAGLIVGRRTVETEEQAAEAFAAALAAGQEGIVVKAQEAPYDVGRRGAAWVKVKPRHTLDLVVLAVEWGHGRRQGWLSNLHLGARDPHTGGFVMLGKTFKGLTDELLRWQTERFKELAIDDSGWVVTVRPEQVVEIAFDGVQTSPRYPGGVALRFARVLRYRDDKRAEEADTIDMVKALGMPATPDA
- a CDS encoding MFS transporter gives rise to the protein MATKAYTDSPAAREALQRRTLRVVMTSQVFGGAGLAAGVTVGTLLAADMLGTSSLSGLPVALFTAGSAAAALLVGRLSQRLGRRAGLTAGYAAGAIGGAGVVLAAAVDSVPLLMVFLLVYGAGTATNLQARYAGADLVGPQRRGRAVSSVLVATTLGAVAGPNLVATTGDLARQVGIPALAGPFGLAAIAYALAGAVLFALLRPDPLRISRRIAAAEPPDTAAAGPHPTSAGGPTTAGGPTTAGGPTAGGVMAGATTMVLTQLVMVAVMAMTPIHMRAHGHDLHATGLVIAVHIAGMYLPSPLTGLLVDRVGRVPVAVASGLTLLVAGVVAASAPTDSVAALALALALLGLGWNLGLVSGTAMVTDALPLQTRASTQGAVDLCVALAGAGAGIASGLILSATSYATLALGGGFLALAIIPLIARRRPADATVSPG